The Enhydrobacter sp. sequence GTCCGGTGACGCGTCCCGCCCATTGTCCTTCGATCGTGGTCCGCCCTTCGAGCTCGAGGCCGAGCTCGCGAAAGAAATCAATCGTCCCTCCGAGGTCATCGACGACGATTCCTACGTTGTCCATCCGTTTGAGCGCCATGTGTCCAATCTACAGGGTGCCGCCCAGGCCGTGAACCCATGGAACCGCCTTACGCTTCGCACAGGCCCGCCTTGCGCAGGCCGTCGAGGAAGTGCTTTCGATCACGCGGAGTGGCACGCGAGTGGTTCGCCGATCCGCGCGGCTTCGTCGCCGCGACCGGCGCCGGCGGCACGGCGACGCCCGTCGAGGGAGGCTATCGCGTCACCGGACGCTGGCCGTTCGAACGCGGCGCCCATCACGCATCGCTGTTCACGCGCCTCGGCCTCGCTGCGCGACCGCGAAGCCGTGCAGGCGACCGTCGGGCGTGCCGAGGCGATGCACCGCGCCGCCCGTACGGGCTGCGCCTCGACCCGGGGACGTCGAGATTTTTGAAGGGCAGGCGTGGGTCCGGCCCGCGCTTCGCCGGCGACCACGAACGCCATCTCGAGGTCGCGTCGAGGATCAGGCGCGACCTCGGCTGGTGACGCGTCACCCCGGCGGCTTCATGCTCCGCGCGTGAAGCAGCAGCGATTGCAACCTCGGACCGCGCCGGGCATTTAGAGAGGGAGGCGCTCTTGCCCATGGGTGTGTGGAGGTTGGGCAATGGGAGAGGAAGAGTTCGCCCGCCGAAAGAATATCGAGCGATACGAAACGCTGCTTGCCGAAACCACGGAGGAAGCGGAGCGCAAGGTTCTCCTGGAACTGTTGCGCGCCGAGAAGGACAAGACGCCGCCGCCCGGAGGGCGGCGCGCCAAAGATTGCTGAGCAAGGCTGCCCGGGCATGGCCATACGGCAAGTGTGGGGCCGGTAGCCTGCTCGGCCGCGGGCACGGGAGGATCGCGGCGACCTGCATCCTCCCGTAGCCGCCGCCAATCGGCCGGTCGTGGGCCGTGCCCGCTGTCCCTCGTGGATTGAAGGCGATTGGATCACCCTTGATCTGAATCAACGACTCCGACGCTCGCGATGCATTCATTGCCGGATATTTCGACGAGGGAAGAATGACAGTGGGAAGGTGAGGAGAAATGCTCAGCTAGTCTCGTTGCTCAAGGGAGATACCAATAATGACGACACCGCCCGATGTATCGCGGAAGGCGGCCGCTATTGCCAAGGCTGCTGCGGACCTCGCAAGACGCATGGCGGCCGGCCTGGAAGGGCCTCCGAATGGCAAGTTGCTGCTGATTGCGGAGAGGCTCGACGCGGAGGCTGCCGAACTGGCGGCGTCGGCGAATGACGGGCCCGGCAACCCGGCGCCGGTCAAGGCGTTGAACGAAGTAGAGTCTTTTGCGTCAGTACAATCGATGCCTCCCCGCTATACCATTTCGAGCCGCGCCCTTTTCGGCGATGAAATCCTCAAGATCCTCAAAGGATTCGATGCCTACGTGCGCGCCGAGCTTGCGAAGGGTTCTCAACCGTCGGTCGCCGGCTTCCATTCGCTGCATGGCGCAGAGCTCAAGTTTTCCGAGCAGTCGCTGCTGAGATGGCTGGACCTGCGACGGCGGCACGGCCAGCGCCGAGAGGATTGAATCCAAATCGCGCCGCGGCGCATGGCTCGAGCTGGATCGTATGCCAAGCTCCGCGGGGCGATAGGCGGGGCGGACAACCAACCTGGTCGCCTCGCCTCGAGTTCGGCGAAGCGCTTTCGTCGCCAGCGCCTGATGCGGCGGCCCGAGCTACGCCACCTTCTCCACTGCTGGCGGGGTCCAGGTGCCGTCGATGATCGACGGCGCTGTCTCGGTCGGCCAGTAGAGCCGCATCATGAGAACGAACTTGCCCGTCGGCGCCGGGAGCCAATTCGACTCCTTGTCCGTCCCCGGCGACTGGTTCTGGATGTAGAGATCGACTGAACCGTCGTCGTTGACCTTCAGGTTCTGGCGAGCGCTGATCGAGTAGCGATCGATCGGATTGGCGACGAAGAAGTAGTTGGCGTCGTACATGGTCAGCGACCAGAACCCGCGAGCCGGCGGAAGCTGACCCTTCGGAAAGCGCACGACGTACCGGTTCGCGCCGGAGTAGTCGTTGCCATTGGCGTCCTTCGGGGACGTGGGATAGACGGCATCCTGCATGCGGTTCGCGCCGAGCCCGATCGCCGTGACGAAGGCGCGGTTGAGGTAGTCCGTGCCGTAGACGCCGGTGACCGTATCGAACATCCAGCCCTTGATGTTCCTGACCGACTTGCCGACCTTGAACTGCAGCATGATGCGGTCGAAGGCGATCTGCGGGATGCGTTTGGCGAAGTCGGCCCCGAGCTTGCCGGCGTCGAAAGTCTTGCCGGGCACGAGGCCGATCCGCGCATAGCGCGAAGCCTCCGCGGCGTCCTCCGCCGCGGGCGGATTGCTCTTCATGAGATCGGCCAGCAGGGTGAAATACTGGATGGCGTCCATGCCGTTCACCTGATCGCGCACCGCCGTCTTCATGTCGATCGAGGGATCGGCCGTCCCGGCCGGCGGCGCATACTCCTTGCCCCACGAGCCGAGCGGCACGAGCTTGCACTGGTCCTGGAGGGCATGGACGGCCGCATAGTCCTCGGGCGTGCCGGTGCAATAGATGCGGCCGAGGATCCAGACGAGTGCCGTGGGCGACTTGTATTCCGTCACGCCGGCCGGCAGCGTGCCGCTCCAGCCCGGGCCGGTGATGGCATAGGCCTGCGCGCCCGTTCCCGTGGTGCGCGTGCCGGGGACCTGGAACACGTTGGTCCATCCGTCCAGCAGCGGGAACAGAAAGTAGCGATCCTTCATGTCGGGCAGGCTCAGCACCCACGGCTCCTTGCCGACATCGATCCAGGCCGTGGTGTAGAGCGTGTCGGCGTTGGGCGCCGTGACATCGCGGAACGTGGCGTCAGGATACTGGCGTGCCTTGACGAACTGGCCCATTGGCCCGCGGGTGCCTGCGGGTGCGACGACGTTCGTCATGACCCGCCGCGTCATCTCCATCGTCACCAGCGGGTAGCCGAAGACGTAGGCATCCGTCGCGAGCCAGAAATCTTCCAGGCCGTCCATGGCCCTGGAAAGAAGCCCGTCGTCGGCGCGCGACGCCGGCGGCGAGAAGGCGGAAAGTGCGCCGCCGAGGCCGGCGCCCACAACGAAACGACGCGAGACGTCCATGATCGTCCTCCTTCATCCTCCGCCGGGCCGGTGGATCAATGCGGGCTCTCTCGAGTACATCGGCATCTCCCCACGGGGTGGTACAGCCTGCACCGAGAGCCGGTCCGGCAAATGATCTGGATCAAGGCAAGCTCACTGCCGGTCGAACCGGCATCCCGGCTTCGAGCGCTCGGCGACCGGCATGACCTTGGCGAGGATAACGGCATTGACGCCTGCGAAGCGCTGCGCGACGAACCCATGTCCGACTCGCCCGGGATCACGGCCTCATCGAGAACGAGGAGTCCGAGCACCATCCAGAGGTGGACGAACATGACCAGGAAACGGTGAGGTTCGTGGATTCCCCGATCTGCAGAATGGCCGCGCCGGTCTCGGTGCGGTTGCCGACATGCCGGTGAAGCACGCGATGCGCCGATCGAAGCCGACGTCGTGGCTCATGGCAGCGGGAATGGCGTTCACCGTTGCCCTGTCGCAACCGACGCCGGCGCGCGCCGCTCCTCCCTCCGTCGACGAGGTCTGCCGCACGCTGGCGCAGGCGGCGGCCGACAACAGGCTCCCCGAGGCGTTCTTCACGCGCCTGATCTGGCAGGAGAGCCGCTTCGATCCGGCAGCGGTCAGCCCGGCGGGAGCGCAGGGCATCGCGCAGTTCATGCCGCAGACCGCCGCGACACGCGGGCTCACCGACGCCTTCGAGCCGCTGCAGGCGCTGCGCGAGTCGGCGAGCTACCTGCGCGAGCTGCGCACCACCTTCCACGGCAACCTCGGTCTGGCCGCGGCCGCCTACAACGCCGGGCCCGACCAGGTCGAGGCCTGGCTCGCCGGCCGCCGTCCCCTTCCGGCCGAGACGCAGGCCTATGTCCGCATCGTCACGGGCTACAGTGCCGAGGCGTGGACCTCGAAGCCGCCACCGCAGGTCGAGCCCTCGAACACGACAGGAGGCGCGCGCTGCATCGAGGTCGCCAGGCTGATGATCGAGAGCACCCGGCACCGTCCCGACCTCACGGGCAACCCGGCCTGGGGACCGTGGGGCGTCCAGCTCGCCGGCAACTGGTCCGAGGGGCGCGTGCTCGCCACCTACGAGCGGCTGCGGCGCCGCTACGCCGCCGTCCTGGGCGACCGGCTGCCGCTGGTCCTGCATGCGCGCCGGCCCGATCTCCCGACCTTCGCCGTCCGGGTCTCGGAAAAAAGCCGGGCCGAAGCGGACGCGCTGTGCGCGAAGCTGCGCGCCGCCGGCGGCGCCTGCGTCGTCTTCCGCAACCCGCGCAATTAGAGCATGTCCCGTTTGGGCAGAATCACCTCACCCTGGGGAGCGGCCGCCGGCCGCGTCTCGAAGGGTGGGAACAAGCACCGCGTCTGTTGCCGACCCTTCGAGACGCATCGCTACGCGATGCTCCTCAGGGTGAGGGTAGGATGGGTCCACCATTCGGAATCCGCTCCTGGGTAAGGACCCAAAAACTGAACAAGAACCCGGAGGACGACTTCCGGCCCGGGACGGACTTCAATCGGCCGGTCGGTGGCTTGCAGCGCAGACCGCCAGTTGGGCGGCGAAGGCCCGCTGGTAGGCGGGCCGCGCTTCGCCGCGGGCGACATAGGCGGCGAGGTTCGGGTATTCGCCCAGCATGCCCGACGATTTCAGCCGGAGCAGCACCGAGACCATCATCAGGTCGCCCGCGCTGAACCCGCCGTCGAGCCAGTCGGCCTCGTCCAGGCGACCGGCGAGCTGCCGCAGCCGGTGGCGGACACGATCCTCGACCAGAGGCAGGCGCGCCTCGGACCAGGGCTCGCCGCTTTCCAGCAGCCTGGCGTTCGCGAGCTCGAGGATCGGCGGCTCCACCGTGTTGAGCGCGGCGAACATCCAGGCGATCGCGCGCGCCCGGGCATCGGCATCGTCCGGCAGCAGGCCGGCATGGCGCTGGGCGACATGCAGCACGATCGCCCCCGTCTCGAACAGGGCGAGATCGCCTTCCTCGTAGGTCGGAATCTGGCCGAAAGGATGAAGGGCGAGGTGCGCGGGTTCCTTCATGGCGCGGAACGAAAGGAGGCGCACCTCGTAGGGCTGGCCCACTTCCTCGAGCGCCCAGCGAACGCGCGTGTCGCGCGCCAGCCCCCTGCCGCCGTCGGGCGACCGCTCGAAGGCGGTGATGGTGATGGTCATCGTGAGGCTCCTCCTCGGCGAAAAGCATCGGCCGCAGAGCCGGCGAGCTGTCAAGGCAAACTCAGCGAGCTTCCTGTCCCTATTCTCCGAGCGCGGAGAGCTGGTCCGTGTCGTACCGCGCGCGCAGGCTCGCGATCTTGTCAGGCTCCGCGGCGCCGCCGCGTGCTACCGCGTGGGCCAGCTCCTCGAAATAGTGCTCATGGCCGGGCGGTGACACCGTCATCAGGACGCGTGCCGGCCTGTCGCTTGCGTTGGCGATGTCGTGCGGCACGCCGGGCGGCAGGAACAGATAGGTACCGGACACGGCGCGCACGCGCTCGGCACCGACCTGCCAGTCGCATTCGCCCTCCAGCACATAGAACGTCTCCTCCTGCACGCGATGCACGTGCAGCCCGGTGGAGAAACCGGGTGGGATCGTCCACTCGAACATCGAGGTGTGTTTCGTGTCCTCGCCCGTGACGAGGAACGCCATGGGGTGGCCTGAAAGTCTTACACTCTTGCCTTCGCCGGGTCGTCGGATGATCGCCTTTGCTGACATGTCGGGTCCTCCGCAGTTGGGGGTGCGCATTGAAGGCACGTCCCTACCCTGCCTCGGCCCTTGCCCAAAGGTCGTGAAAGCGGTCCGAAATTGTTGCAAAATTTTGCCGAAATGGATCGCCCGCCGCCGTCAGCCGCCTACAAGTTCGGCACCTTCACGCTCGATGCTGAGGCCGGCTTGCTGTTCCGCGGCGGGAAGCCCGCGCTGCTGGGCCAGCGCGCCGTCGCGCTGCTGCGCCTTCTCCTGGAGCGCACCGCCTCTCCTGTCTCCAAGGATGCGCTGATCGCGGCGGCATGGCCGGGACTTGCCGTCGAGGACAGCAATCTCACGGTCCAGATCGCAGCCCTCCGCCGCGTGCTGGAGCAGGACGGCGGCGCCGGCTGGATCGAGACGCTGCCGCGCCGCGGCTATCGCTATGTCGGGCCGCCGGCATTGCGCGTCGACGCCGATGCGAGCGAAACGCCAAGAACGCCTGCGCTGCCGGCGCCCGAGAAGCCGTCGATCGCGGTCCTGCCGTTCGAGCATTCGGGTGACACCGCCTGGTTCGCCGACGGCATGGTCGACGACATCATCACCGGGCTGTCGCGCATCAAGTGGCTGTTCGTGATCGCGCGCAACTCGAGCTTCGTCTATCGCGACCGGATGATTGACGTGAAGCAGGTCGGCCGCGACCTCGGCGTGCACTATGTGCTCCAGGGCAGCGTTCGGCGGAGCGACAATCGCGTCCGCATCAACGCCCAGCTCGCCCACAGCACGAGCGGCGCGCAGGTCTGGGCCGAGCGTTACGATCGCACCTTGCACGACGTGTTTGCGCTGCAGGACGAGATCGCGCTCTCGGTGGTGGGCGCCATCGAGCCGAGTCTGCGCCGCGCCGAGGTCGAGCGCATCAAGCGCAAACGGCCCGACAGCCTCGACGCCTACGAGCTCGTGCTGCGTGCACAGCCCGATGTCGATTCGGGCATGCCCGATCGCGCCGCATCGGCGCTGCCGCTGCTGATGCGCGCCCTCGCGCTCGATCCCACCTACGCTCTCGCCCATGGCCTCGCGGCGATGGCCCATCACAATCGCTTCCTGCGCGCCGGCCTGAAGGAGGAGGATCGCCTCGCCTCGATGCGTCACGCGCGTCTCGCGCTGGAACACGGTCGCGACGATGCGCTGGCACTCACCTTCGCCGGCTTTTCGCTCGGCATGGATGCCCACGATCGCGCCGCCGCATTCGCCGCATTCGAGGCCGCGCTCGCGCTCAGCCCGTCGACCGCGCTTGGCTTCATTCTCGGCAGCGTCGTTCATAGCTGGGCGGCGGAAGCAGAGCCCGCGATCGCTTGGGGCGAGCGCGCGCTCCGCCTCTCGCCGTTCGATTCCTGGGCGTTCGCGGCGTTCGGCTCGCAGGCGCTCGGTCATTTCCTGCTGGAGCGGCCGCACGAAGCGGCAAAGGCGGCCTACCAGGCGGTGCAGGCCAACCTTGGCCACAGCATCAACTATGTGATCCTGATCGGGCCGCTGGTTGTGCTCGGCCGGCTAAGTGAAGCGAAGACCGCCGCCTCACGCGTGATGGAACTGCAGCCCACGTTCCGCATCAGCCGGCAATTTGCCGGTGTAGACTGCGCGCCCGTGCTCGCCGCGAAGCTGGGTGCCGCGCTGCGTGCGGCCGGATTGCCCGAATAGGAAGATATGAATAAGAAGATATGGAAGTGAAGAAGCCCGTCGCACGGGTCGGACTCGCGTCGATCGGGAGCATGTGCTGAAAGGTGTGGTGGCGATCGCCTTGCCCAGCGGGCTTGTCCGTTGCCCTATCGGCTACTGCTGATCGCCGGTAGCCTCTACGTGATCGCGTGCCGCCGTACGAACATTCGGCGGCCCTTGGCCGGGACAGAGCCACGCCTGGGCAAAGTGGCCCGGAACTGAAAGCAGAATCGAAGAACAGGGAGATCTTCATGAAAAAATTGCTACTGCTGGCGGCGATCGGCCTGGCCGCGATCTCGTCCTCGGGCCCGGCGCTGGCCGGCAAGGACCTCGACACGGTCCGGGCCCGCGGCACGCTGATCTGCGGCGTGGCGGCGGGCGGCCTGGCCGGCTTCATGACGGTCGACAGCCAGGGCAAGTGGACGGGCATGGACGTCGATGTCTGCCACGCCGTGGCGGCGACGATCTTCGGCGATTCGGAGAAGGTGAAGTTCGTGCCGGTGTCGGGCCAGCAGCGCTTCACCGCGCTGCAGTCGGGCGAGGTCGACCTGCTGTCCAACAACACGACCTGGACCCTGACGCGCGACACCGCGCTCGGCCTCGACTTCACCGGCGTCACCTACTACGACGGCCAGGGCTTCATGGTGAACAGGAAGCTCGGCGTGAAGAGCGCCAGGGAGCTGAACGGCGCCTCGATCTGCGTGCCCTCGGGCAGCACCACCGAGCTCAACATCGCCGACTATTTCCGGGCGCAGAAGATGACCTTCAAGCCGGTCGTGTTCGACGACGCCGACCAGATCCGCGCCGCCTTCTTCTCCGGCCGCTGCGACGTCTATACCGGCGACCGCGCCCGCCTGTTCGCCACCCGCGCCGCCAACCCGCCGCCGCCGCTCAAGCCCGACGACTTCGTCGTGCTGCCCGAGATCATCTCCAAGGAGCCGCTGGGCCCGGCCGTGCGGCACGGCGACAACCAGTTCGCCGACATCGTGCGCTGGGCGCAGTACGCGATGATCGAGGCCGAGGAGTACGGCATCACCTCGAAGAACGTCGACGAGATGCTGAAGAGCGACAATCCCAACATCAAGCGCATCCTCGGCGTCACGCCGGGCATGGGCAAGGCGCTGGGCGTCGACGAGAAGTGGGTCTACACCATCGTCAAGCAGGTCGGGAACTACGGCGAGGCCTTCGACCGCAACCTCGGCGCCGGCAGCCCGCTCAAGATCGACCGCGGCCTCAACAAGCTGTGGAAGGACGGCGGCCTGCAATACGCCCCGCCGATCCGATGAGGGCGATATCGTCGTTGTCCAGAGACAGGTGTCATCCTGAGCGCAGCGAAGGATCTTTGATTGGCGGCGCGAAAGATCCCTCACTTCGTTCGGGATGACACCCATCTTGCGGCGAGCAGCGCCGTTTCATCCCCGAGGGTCGACGCGGCCGGCGACGAACTCCGGTGGCGCTCGTCTTGCCGTTGCGGCGGGCGGCTCCTACCCTGCGGCTCGGGGAGGACGATGCCATGACCCATGTCTCCATGACCGTGCTGATCGGGCTGGTCGCGTGGACGCTGCTGCTCGTGATCGTGATGGAGGTCCTCAGGGCGCGGCTGATCCTGACCGGGGCGGTCGCGGTGACGGCGCTGAAGCCGGACAATGCCAACCTGTCGCCGTTCATGCAGCGGCTGACGCGGGCGCACGCCAATTGCGTCGAGAGCCTGCCGGTGCTGGCGACGCTGCTGATCGCGGCGCTGGTGGCCGACCGCGCCGCCGTCACCGACCCGCTGGCGCCGTGGCTGCTGGCGGCGCGGGTCGCGCAGTCCTGCGCCCATCTCGCCTCGTCCGGCGCCTTCGCCACCAACACCCGCTTCGCCTTCTTCGTCGTGCAGGTGGCGATCGCCGTCTACTGGATCTGCGCGCTGCTCGCGGGCTGACGGCCGTGCCGGAGCGGCGGCGGCTCGCGGCAATCGTGGCGGCGGACGTCGCGGGCTACTCGCGGCTGATGGGACGCGACGAGAGCGGCACGCTGGAGGCACTGCGGACGGTGCGCCGCAAGATCGTCGACCCGGCGATCGCCGCGCACGGCGGGCGGCTGGTGAAGACGACCGGCGACGGGCTCCTGATCGAGTTCGCGAGCGCGGTCGATGCGGTGCGCTGCATGGTCGGGCTGCAGACGGCGATGGCGGCGCACAATGCCGGCCTGCCGGAGGACCGGCGCCTGGTGTTCCGCGTCGGCGTCAATCTCGGCGACATCATCAGCGAGGACGACGACATCTTCGGCGACGGCGTCAATGTCGCCGCGCGCCTGCAGGCGATCGCGCCGCCGGGCGGCCTCTGCCTCGCCGCCCGCGTGCACGACGAGGTGCGCGACCGGCTGGAGGTCGCGTTCGAGGACGGCGGCGCGCAGAGCCTCAAGAACATCGCCCGGCCGGTCCAGGTCTGGTGCTGGTCTCCGGAAGGAACGGCCGCGGCGCCGGCGCGGCCGGCCGCGGTCGAGCCGGCCGCGATGGCGCGCACGCTCGCCGGCAAGCCGTCGGTCGCGGTGCTGCCGTTCCGCAACCTGAGCGGAGATTCCGGCCAGGACTATTTCACCGATGGCGTCACCGAGGAGATCATCACCGCGCTCGCGCGCTTCCACGCGCTCAGGGTCGCCGCGCGCAGCGCGAGCTTCCCGTTCAAGGGCGGCACGCTCGAGGTGCGCGAGATCGCCCGCCGGCTCGGCGTGCAATACCTGCTCACCGGCAGCATGCGGCGCGCGGCGAACCGCATCCGCGTCACCGCCGAGCTGACGAACGCGGAGAACGGCCTGCAGGTCTGGACCGACCGCTACGACCGCGACCTCGCCGACATCTTCGACCTGCAGGATGATATCGGCCGCACCGTCGCGGCGGTGGTCGAGCCCGCCGTGCGCGGCGCCGAGATCGAGCGTGCGCGGCGCAAGCCGACCGGAAGCCTCACCGCCTACGATCTCTACCTGCGCGCGCTGCCGCCCATGTGGGAAGGCACGCGCGAGGCGATCCCGCAGGCCATCGCGCTCTTGCGCCAGTCGCTGGCGCACGACCCCGAGAGCGTGCCCACCCTGGCGGCGCTCTCCTGGTGCCTGTTCATGGCCCCGATCGCGGGCGCCGCACGTCCGGGCGAAACCTGGGCCGAGGCGCTGGAGCTGGCGCGCCGGGCCGTCGAACGGGACGGCGCCGACGCCTTCGCGCAGGCGATCTACGCCCAGGCCCTGTCGGGGCTCGGCGACCAGCACGATCAGGCCCTCCTGCACGCCGAGGAGGCGGTGCGCCTCAATCCCGGCCTGGCCCTGGCCTGGGGCGCACTGGGCTATGCCTGCAACAGGACCGGCGATTTCGCGCGCGGCGTCGAAAGCCTCGAGCTCGCCATCCGCCTCGCGCCGGCCGACGCGTTCGCCTATTTCTCGCTGACCGGGCTCGCCGCCGCCCACTTCGCGCTCGGTCGCCACGACGACGGCATCGCCTGGGCGCGCAAGGCGGTGCAGCGCAACCCGGGCTACGGCACCGCGCACCGCCTGCTCGCCGCCCATCTCGCCCTGGCCGGCCGCCTCGACGAGGCGCGCGAGATCACCCGCCGGCGCGACGCGGTGCAGCGCACGACGCTCACCGAGCTGCGCGCGCTGCGCCTGTTCCACCGCCCCGACATCCTCGACCGCTACCTCGCCGCCCAGCGCGCCTGCGGCGTCAGCGAGTAGCTTCGAGGGAGCGCGCAATCGATTTCCGTGTCATCCCGAGGCGAAGCCGAGGGATCTTTACTGTTCACGAAAGATCCCTCGCTGCGCTCGGGATGACACGACTTTGCTACTCGCCCCGCGGCCGCCGCACGGCGCGCACCTTGCCGCTGCGGCCGCCGCCGCAGAAGAAGCGGTCGGCGCCGTCGGACTCGAGGCCGGACACCCCGGCGCCGGCCGGCATCTCGAGCCGCTCCAGCACCTCGCCGGTCTGCGGATCGATCCGCCGCACGTCGCTTTCGTCGCCTTCCCACGTGCCGTGCCACAGCTCGCCGTCGACCCAGGTGACGCCCGTCACGACGCGGTTGGACTCGATGGTGCGCAGGATCTTGCCGGTCTCGGGATCGATCTGATGGATCTTGCGGCCGCGATGCTGGCCGACCCACAGCGTGCCCTCGGCCCAGGCGAGGCCCGAATCGCCGCCGTTGCCGGGCGCCGGGATGGTGGCCAGCACGCGGCCGGTCGCGGGATCGATCCGGTGGATGCGGTCCTCGGCGATCTGGAACAGGTGCCGACCGTCGAACGCGGTCCCGGCGTGGGCTGCGACCTCGATCGATCGCACCACCTTGCCGTTCGCCGGATCGAGGGCGTTCACCTTCTCCCCCGACGCGAACCACACCTGCCGGCCGTCGAACGTGACGCCGTGCACGGCCTCGACGCCGGGAAAGGGTCCATACTCCTCGATGATCTCGGCGGCCGATCGCTTCATCGCTGTCACTCCGGTTTTCATGTCACCCGGACCGCATCGGAAAGATCCCTCGGCTTCGCCTCGGATGCCGTCGGTCCCGAAGACCGTGTCATCCCGAGCGTCGGCGAGGGATCTTTTCCTCTCGCTCCGATCGACATGACCCTAGCCGCCCGGCAGCGGGCCGGGGAGTAACAAGGTTGTCGGGAAGCCGGGCACGGGCGGGCTCATCCAGCGGCGCGCGCGGCCGCGGCCGAACGACTGGACCTTGCCCGCCTCGGCGAGCGCCTCGAGCGCGCGCTGCACCGTGCGCGCGCTGGCGCCCAGCGCCAGTGCCAGCGCCGAGCTCGACCACGACTCGCCGTCGGCGAGAAAAGCGAGCACCGCCGCATGCTTTTCCTCGACCGGCGGGGCCAGCACCACGACCTCGCGCGCGCCGACCGGCGCCAGGGCGAAGCCCCGCTCCGTCGCATTCACCTCGGCGAGCGGACGGAGCGCGGCGCGCAGCCGCCCGACCTCGACGCGCAGGCGCGCGCGGTGCGAGTCGTCGGCGTGCCGCGCACGAAAGGCGCGTGCGAGCAGCGCACTTCGCGGCACGTCGGCCGGCCACGCCTCGGCCAGCGCGCGCACGATCGCGAACAGCACCGGGCGCGTCGCGAGCGAGACCACCGTGTCGGCTTCTCGCACGACATTGCGGCAGGCGTCGACGACCAGCGCGCCCGATGCCAGCAGCGTCTCGACCTCGTCGAGCAGGAGGGCGCGCTCCGTGCCGCGCGCGATCAGCCGCGCCGCCGGCCTGTCGAGCGTCGCCGTCGTGCCCTCGACCTCCGCCATCAGCGCCGGCACACCCGCCTCGCGCGCCGCGGTGCCGGCCCGCGCCAGCGCCGCGCGCGCGGTCCTGGTGTGCAGCCGCCGCATCGCGATGCCGGCGACGACCAGCTCGTGGGCGGCGCGCAGCGCGGGCGGCAGCGCCATGGGCTCGAGCGCGGCCAGCGCCCGTTCGGCCTCGTCGAGCCGGC is a genomic window containing:
- a CDS encoding adenylate/guanylate cyclase domain-containing protein translates to MPERRRLAAIVAADVAGYSRLMGRDESGTLEALRTVRRKIVDPAIAAHGGRLVKTTGDGLLIEFASAVDAVRCMVGLQTAMAAHNAGLPEDRRLVFRVGVNLGDIISEDDDIFGDGVNVAARLQAIAPPGGLCLAARVHDEVRDRLEVAFEDGGAQSLKNIARPVQVWCWSPEGTAAAPARPAAVEPAAMARTLAGKPSVAVLPFRNLSGDSGQDYFTDGVTEEIITALARFHALRVAARSASFPFKGGTLEVREIARRLGVQYLLTGSMRRAANRIRVTAELTNAENGLQVWTDRYDRDLADIFDLQDDIGRTVAAVVEPAVRGAEIERARRKPTGSLTAYDLYLRALPPMWEGTREAIPQAIALLRQSLAHDPESVPTLAALSWCLFMAPIAGAARPGETWAEALELARRAVERDGADAFAQAIYAQALSGLGDQHDQALLHAEEAVRLNPGLALAWGALGYACNRTGDFARGVESLELAIRLAPADAFAYFSLTGLAAAHFALGRHDDGIAWARKAVQRNPGYGTAHRLLAAHLALAGRLDEAREITRRRDAVQRTTLTELRALRLFHRPDILDRYLAAQRACGVSE
- a CDS encoding PQQ-binding-like beta-propeller repeat protein, encoding MKRSAAEIIEEYGPFPGVEAVHGVTFDGRQVWFASGEKVNALDPANGKVVRSIEVAAHAGTAFDGRHLFQIAEDRIHRIDPATGRVLATIPAPGNGGDSGLAWAEGTLWVGQHRGRKIHQIDPETGKILRTIESNRVVTGVTWVDGELWHGTWEGDESDVRRIDPQTGEVLERLEMPAGAGVSGLESDGADRFFCGGGRSGKVRAVRRPRGE
- a CDS encoding helix-turn-helix domain-containing protein, with protein sequence MDSLINAAARALAAGDLLGALKRVALRDDPPALALRGIAMAQLGDLARARALLHRAARGFGPREAVARARCVVAEAEIALVSRELGWPARTLAAARAALEAHGDRVNSAHARHLEVRRLLLIGRLDEAERALAALEPMALPPALRAAHELVVAGIAMRRLHTRTARAALARAGTAAREAGVPALMAEVEGTTATLDRPAARLIARGTERALLLDEVETLLASGALVVDACRNVVREADTVVSLATRPVLFAIVRALAEAWPADVPRSALLARAFRARHADDSHRARLRVEVGRLRAALRPLAEVNATERGFALAPVGAREVVVLAPPVEEKHAAVLAFLADGESWSSSALALALGASARTVQRALEALAEAGKVQSFGRGRARRWMSPPVPGFPTTLLLPGPLPGG